The sequence below is a genomic window from Tenacibaculum tangerinum.
TAAAATTCCTCTTCCAACTTGATAGGCAATTTTTTTCCCGTTTGGTGAAACCAATGAGCGTTCAATATCTTTTTTACTATTGGTGAGTTTTGAAACTTTGGTTTTCAAACTACGGTATAATCCTACTAGAGTATCTGTAGAAACTGCACTATACAATTGATAAACTCCCTCTCTGTCAGAAGAAAAAACAACTGTTTTGTCATCTATCCATTGCGGGTTGATATCTCTATACGGATGCTTGCTCACATTGTTTGAGCGTTTCTTTTCTTTATCATTTTCTTTTACAAAAATTTCTCCATTAATTTCTAGTGCTATATTTTTTCCGTCAGGTGAAATTGCATAATTGCTAATGTTTTCTGAAACTGTTTTGGTTTCTTCTTCTGCAAAACGATTGTCTGAAACGATATGTAAATTAATCTTTTGGGAGTTTCCATCCTCTAATTTAAAAACATCGGCTCCACGAGTATATACGATCATACCTCTATTACTAACTGAAAATGTTTGTACACCATCTTTGATTTCATTTGTTAACTGTGTAGCTGTATTTACAGCTGTTCCATTTGCTGAAATGACTTGCTGGTAAATGTTATAACGGCCACTTTTTGCACTTATATAATATAAATTTCCCGCTGCATCCCAAGCTGGTGAGTGCTCATTCTTGTTACTGGTTGTAACTTGATGATATTCATTGGTCTCTGTGTTATAAATCCAAATATCACGCTGTGCAGAACCCGAATAATCTTCACGAGCTATTCTACAAGCACCTTTGGTAAAAGCTATGAGTTTTCCATTTCGAGATACAGACGCCATGCTTCCATAGGCAGTTAATAGTCGGGTTGGGGTTTCACCTTCTTCACTAACTTTATAAATCTGTTGATCCCATTCTGGACCTCTTAACACGCGACTTGTGGTGAATATAATATCTCCTTCTTTTGTCCAATCTGTCGGAATATTAGTTGTGGGATAATATGTTAATTGCTTTGGCACTCCTCCGTCAATTGAGGTTATAAAAACATTATCGTTCCCTTTTCTATCAGAAGAGAAGGCAATTTCAGTTCCTGTTTGATTCCAAACAGGATTGCTTTCGTAACCTTTATGAATAGTTAACCTTTTAGTTTGCTGATTCTTGAAATTGTACAGCCAGATATCGCCATAATAACTAAATGCCATTTGTGATGCATCTGGACTGATAACAGGTTTTCTTATTAAAGTATGTTGTGCCAATAAAATGTTACTGGTGAGCAGTACAACAAGTACGAATACGATTTTTTTAGTCATGTTCCTTGATTTTAAATGACCAAATTACTTTATTATGACTAAAACTCTAGTAAAATTAGGAATATATTAACAATTTTTAAAAACTCTCTTTAAATCAACTTTTATTGAACCAAAAAAACAAGTGCGAATGATAATATTCCTAAAATCGTAGTGAACCAGCCCATTTTTCTTGACTTAATTCAGCCTGACAAAGACACCATGGCTACGATTGAAGTGATTCCTAAAAAAACAACGCCGCTAGCCACTCGTGCTTTAAAAAACCTACTTTCTTTAAAAACTAATAGATAACCTTCTGTAGTCATCATTTTAAAAGTGGTATTCACGATAATGGCCACGATAAAACGTAACACCGAAAATGTTACTAGGGTAAAAATCATGTTTACAAGTTTATCTGATGAATTATGAACTAATAACGTCGCAACTATTGTGATCGAAAAACCTGCTAGTAAAGAATTCATTACCAAAAATTGAGTTGCAAATTCGTTCCAGTAGCTATACTATATATCCTACATGACACTATAATTAGTAGTTTTGGTAAACTTAAACTCTCTTTATCGAATTTACAAATCTATCAATTCCTTTAATTCCATTCCTGTCAAGTTGTTTGATAAATGCCGACCCAATAATAGCCCCGTTTGCATACTCACAAGCCGTTGTAAAAGTTTGGTTATCTGAAATACCAAAACCCACAATTAGCTTACTTTTTAAATTCATTGCTTGAATTCTTTTAAAGTAATTGATTTGTTCTTCGGAAACCTCTCCTTTGGCACCAGTAATGGAGGCGGAAGCCACTACATAGATAAAGGCATTGGTCAAATTATCAATCTTACGAATACGTTCTTCGGATGTATGTGGTGTAATTAAAAAAACATTTGAAATTCCATAAGTATCGAATAACTGCTGATAGTGACTTTCATATTCTACCATGGGTAAATCAGGAATAATTACCGTGTCAATGCCACAATCCTTAACTTTTTGACAGAATGTATCTTCTCCATATTTAATCATCTGATTCAAATAGCCCATCAACACCAAAGGAGTGGAATTTGAATCTTTAATCGCTGCCAATTGTTGAAAAACCACATCGAGATTCATGCCGTTTTTTAGTGCTACATCGCTACTATGCTGAATGGTTGGTCCGTCAGCTAATGGATCAGAATAGGGCAATCCGACTTCTATAAAATCTACTCCGCTATTACTGAGTTCAGCAATAACTTTTGTGGTGTCGTTTAGTTTTGGAAAACCTGCTGTAAAGAATATTGATAGCAAATCGTTTTCCTTTTGATTGAATATTTGTTGAATTGAGTTCATTTTTTTACAGTTTTGTCAGTTTGAGTGATTTTCTAATTTAGGAGAAATTTATATCGAGAACTTGTTGCATATCATCTTGATTCAAACTTGTTCGTTCTTCAAAAATTCACTCGATGTGACATTTTATTGTGTCATTGCGAGGAATGAAATGACGTGACAATCTCTACTTTGAGGTTCCTTCACTTCGTTCGGAATGACGAATTACTCTAAATGTTTAATATACGTTTCTAAATCTTTATCGCCTCTACCTGATAAGTTTATTACCACCACTTGATTTTTTTGCAAATCCATTTTTGACAATACAGCCAAGGCATGTGCTGTTTCTAAGGCAGGAATAATCCCCTCTATTTTTGTCAATTCATAAGCGGCGTCTAGCGCTTCTTTATCCGTGGCATTCATAAATGTTGCGCGCTTGGTTTCGTGTAAATAAGCATGCAACGGTCCTACACCCGGATAATCCAATCCTGCTGAGATGGAATAAGGCTCTACAATTTGTCCGTATTCATCTTGCATTAAAATGGTTTTACTTCCGTGAATCACCCCTACTTCTCCTAATTGTGAAGTTGCGGCACTTTCTCCTGAATTTACTCCTAGCCCTGCGGCTTCTACGGCTATCAATTCAACTTCTTCATCGTCTAAATAATGATAAAAAGCCCCAGCGGCATTGCTTCCTCCACCCACACAAGCAATGATGGTATCAGGATTCTCATTTCCCGTTTGTTCTTTTAATTGTACTTTCATTTCTTCTGAAATTACCGCTTGCAAACGAGCTACCATGTCAGGATACGGATGTGGTCCTACTACAGAACCGATCAGATAGTAGGTGTCTGGATGTTGAATCCAATAACGAATGGCTTCATTCGTAGCATCTTTCAGTGTTTTACTCCCACTAGTAGCCGGCACTACTTTGGCTCCCAACATTTTCATGCGAGCTACATTCGGTGCTTGACGTTTGATATCGGTTGCTCCCATAAAAACAATACACTCTAACCCCATTAAAGCACAGACTGTTGCCGTGGCAACCCCGTGCTGACCAGCCCCTGTTTCTGCCAAAATTTTAGTCTTGCCTAAATGTTTGGCTATGAGAATCTGACCAATGGTATTGTTTACTTTGTGTGCCCCTGTGTGATTTAAGTCTTCTCTTTTTAAATAAATCGTAGCTCCGTATTTTTCTGATAATCGTTTTGCTAAATACAACGGACTCGGGCGTCCAACATAATGCTTTAACAAATCTTTGTATTCCTTTTGAAAAGAATCGGATGCTATAATTTGTATATAATTATCTTCTAACTCTTTTACGTTTGGATATAACAATTCAGGAATAAAAGCTCCTCCAAATTGTCCGTAATACCCGTTATTGTCTGGTTGAAATTTTAATTTCATCTTTAATAATATTTCGTCATTGCGAGCATAGCGTGGAAATCTTATGATAAAGATTACGTCACCTCGTTTGTAATGACAGCTTTTTTAAACTTTCTAATTTTTTCTACTGATTTTACTCCTGGTTTGATTTCAAACTTACTGTTTATATCGATAGCATAACAACATTCAGATGCTGTTCCTGTAAAGAACAGCTGTAATTCGTCTATTTCTTCTAAACCCATTCCGCCACTCAAAAAAAATGGTTTTGTTGAGTTGTAGTTTTGTAAAACTTCCCAATTAAAGGTTATGCCATTTCCTCCTCGTTCTTTTCCTTTGGTATCAAACAAAAAGTAATTGACCACTTCTTCATAAGGTGCTAAAACCTCAAAGTTGAATTCGTCTTTAATTCCAAATACCTTTATAATTTCTACTTTAGGTAAATGTGCTTTCAATTTTTGAATATAGTCAACCGATTCATCTCCATGTAACTGAACTGCTTCTAACTGATATTCTTCAACTAAAGAAACCACAATCTCTAAATATTCATTTACGAAAACACCTACTTTTTTAACCCCATTAGGTAACTTCGGAATGATTCCTTCAAAATTTCTTGGTGATTTTTCATAGAAAATAAACCCTAAATAATCGGGCTTCACTTCAGCTACTTGCTGAATATTTTCTATAAACTTCATGCCGCAAACTTTTAGTTTCATCTTTTTTATATTTTGTCATTGCGAGAGCATAGAAGCAATCTTTAAAATTAAAAGATTCCTTCATGTTGTTCGGAATGACGCTTTTTTTATCTAATTTGATCAATAAATTCTTGACAAGCCTGCCCTGGGTTTTCTGTTTTCATAAAGTTTTCACCTATTAAAAAACCATGAAAACCATGTTCTTTTAATCCTGTTATGATTCTTGGGTCAGAAATTCCGCTTTCAGAAACTTTTACAACAGTATCGGGTATTTGATTTGCCAAGTTTATCGAGTGCTCTAAATCTACTTCAAACGTTTTTAAATTTCTATTGTTAATTCCTATGATTTTATTATCGACATCTCCAATTTTATCTAAATCTTCCTGTGTATGGATTTCATACAACACTTCTAAGCCTAAATCGGTGGCTAACTGTCCGTAATTTTTCAACTGTTCTGCTGTTAAACAAGTAGCTATTAGCAGCACCACATCGGCGCCAATTGCTTTAGCTTCTACAATTTGAAATCCATCAACAATAAAGTCTTTTCTTAAAATAGGTTTTTGTTCGTTAATGGCTCTTGCTTCCATCAAATCTGCCATTGTTCCTCCAAAAAATGAGGTATCGGTTAAAATTGATTGTGCCGCTACATTCGCATCTAAATATCCGTTGGTTACTTCGGTAACCGTTGCTTTGTCATTGATAATTCCTTTGGAAGGTGATTGACGTTTGAACTCTGCTATGATTCCTGTTGAATACGGTTCTAACAACGATTTTTTTAAGGAAAATATTTCTCTTTTAAAATTCGGACTCTCCACTAATTTCTTAACTGGTACTTCTGCTTTTATTTTGGCTACTTCCTGCTTTTTAAAGGCTATTATTTTATCTAAAATAGTCATCTTATATTTTTTTGCTATTACGAACTAAGTGAGGTAATCTAACTTATCTTCTTTTACTGAAAGATTCCTTCACTACCACTTCGACTGCGCTCAGTGTCCGTTCGGAATGACGGTTTTATTTTAATATACTAATTTTTCTAACGATGTTTTCGCTTTCAATCCTAAGAGGGAATCTTTTGCTTCTTCAAAAGCGATTTCAAAACTCTTGTTTTTGTCGAACGTTTTTAGGGCAAATGCCGCATTGGTTAATACTACATTGTTTTGGGCTGCTGTTCCCTTTCCGTTGATGATGTTCACAAATATATCCGCCGCTTCTTCAACATTATTTCCTCCGAAAATAGCGGATGGAGAAATTTGTTGTTGTCCTAAATCAGCTGGAGAAATTTGTTGTTCTGCCTGTTGGGTAAACAATTTAAAATCTCCTGTTAATGAGATTTCATCGTATCCGTCTAGTGCATGCACCACTCCATAGTTTACATTTGATTGCTGAAGCATATAATTGTACACCCTGGCAACCTCTAAATTAAATACGCCTACCAATTGGTTTTGTGGTTGACTTGGATTTACTAACGGACCTAACATATTAAAAAATGTTTTCACGCCTAATTCTTTTCTAATAGGGGCTACAACTTTCATCGCTGGATGAAATAACGGTGCATGTAAAAAACAAATGTTTGCTTCCTCTAACTGATGCTTTAAGGTTGATTCATTATTTGTAAACTTGTAGCCTAAAAACTCTAACATATTTGATGACCCCGAAGCAGAAGACACTCCGTAATTACCATGCTTTGCAACCTTATGCCCTGTTCCTGCTACAATAAATGATGTTAAGGTTGATATATTGAAAGTATTTTTTCCATCACCTCCAGTGCCACATAAGTCAATGGTATTAAAGTCTGATAAATCTACTTTTATGGCCAATTCTAATAAGGCTTCTCTAAATCCTGATAATTCATCTACCGAAACCGGACGCATTAAAAACACCGTAATAAAGGCAGCTATTTGTGAAGTATTGTATTTTTCTTGGGCAATATTTATCAATACTTCTTTCGATTGTTCTTTCGTCAATCTTTTTTGTTCAAAGAGGGTGTTTAGTATTTTTTTCATGTTGTTCATTTAGTCATTGCGATTCCGAGATTCCGGAAGAAGCAATGTTTAAGTTGGAAAGATTACTTCGTCATCCTTCCTCGTAATGACGTTAGTTATTTACACTTTCTATAAAGTTCTGAATCATTTTTTTTCCTTCTGGAGTTAAAATACTTTCTGGGTGGAATTGTACTGCTTCGATAGCAAATTCTTTATGGCGTAATGCCATAATACTTCCGTCTTCATCGATGGCTGTTACTTCTAATTCCTCTGGAAAATTGTTGTGAGAAGCAATCCATGAATGGTAACGTGCAGCTTCAAAGGTTTCTGGAATGCCTTTAAAAGTAACGGTATCATTTTTAGTAACAGTCATTTCGGTAGCTACTCCGTGAAATACATCGTTCAGGTTCTCTAACTCACCTCCAAAAACTTCGGTGATGGCTTGCAACCCTAAGCAAACACCAAAAATCGGAATTTTCCCTGCATAGTTTTTAATCGTTTCTTTTAAAATACCTGCTTCCTCAGGAATTCCTGGTCCTGGAGACAGAATAATAGCATCGTAGTTTTTTATTTCTTCTACAGCAATCTCGTCGTTACGATACACATCGGGTAACTTTCCCGTAATATCTTCTACATAATGTACCAAATTGTAGGTAAACGAATCGTAATTATCTAATACTAATATGTTCATTTTTTAAGCTTTTGGCTCTTGACTATTAGCAAAAGGCTAACAGCTAACAGCTAATTTTATATTTCTTCTGCCAACACCAATGCTTTTTTGAGTGCTGCTAATTTATTATTTACTTCTTGTAACTCGTTTTCTTCCTTTGAATTGATTACTATTCCCGCCCCTGCTTGATAAAACAAGGTATTATTTTTACTCACAAAAGAACGAATGGCAATAGCTTGATTTACGTTTCCGTTCAAACCAATAAACCCAACACATCCGCCATAAAATCCGCGAGTTTGATTTTCGTATCTATCTATTAACTCCATCGCTTTGTATTTTGGTGCTCCACTTAAGGTACCCGCAGGAAACGTATCTCCTACAATTTCTATCGGGTTTCCGGTAATTTTTCCTGTTACGGTTGATACCAAATGAATTACATGGCTAAAATACTGTACTTCTTTATAGGTTTCAACGGTTACATTAGTGGCGTGTTTACTCAAATCGTTTCGGGCTAAATCCACCAACATTACATGCTCTGCGTTTTCTTTCGGGTCGTTTGCTAATTCTTTCGCCAAGGCTCTGTCTTTTTCATCATCACCTGTTCTTCTAAAAGTTCCTGCAATGGGATTGATGATTGCCTGACCTTCCTCTATTTTAATTTGTGCTTCTGGCGAAGAACCCATCAATTTAAAACTTCCATAATCAAAATAAAAAAGATAAGGTGAAGGATTTATAGAACGTAAGGCTCGGTATACATTAAATTCGTCTCCTTTAAATTGTTGTTGAAATTGACGCGATAATACCAACTGAAAAACATCTCCTCTTTTACAATGCTCTTTTGCTTTGGTAACATTTTTCTTAAACTCTTCATCTGTAATATTAGAAGTTTCTTCTCCTTGAAATGTAAAATCGTATTTGGCAAACGATTGAGAGTTTACCAAATTTTCAATTTCCGACAATCGAGACGCTTCTCCTTCTGGTATATTTTCTATCAAAATCATTTCATTTTTAAAATGATTGATTGCTACAATAAAACGGTAAAAGCTATACTGTAGTAACGGGATTGCTGAGGGTGCTATATCTGATTGTAATTGAATGGTTTCAAAATACTGAACGGCATCAAAAGTCGTATACCCATACAGTCCGTTAAATGATTTTATTTCCGCTGAACAGTCTACCGAAATGAGGTCACTATACGCATCAAATTTCTCGTAAAAGTTTCTTTGAATAGGCGTTCTCATTAATTCCTTTTTTTGATAAGACACAAACAATTCATCATCTTCTGCTTTGATGGTCATCAACGGTTCTATACACAAAAACGAATAGCTATTTTCTTTACTATGATAATCTGAACTTTCTAGCAGTAAACTGTTCGCATACGTATCTCTTGTTCTTAAATACAAGCTAACAGGCGTTATCGTATCTGCCAATTGTTTTTTTGCTATGGTTTTGAAGGTTATTTTTTTCATTTCTTTACTATGTAAAAACAAAAAAGACTTATCATGAGATAAGCCTTTTCGTTGTATTATAAATATAACAGCGTGGTCTCACTAACGTACGTTATGAGTTTTCCACCACCAGTTATTTACTAATTGTTTCATCATTATGCTACAAATGTATAAAGTGATTTTGATTTTACAAACTTTTCTTTCAAATTATTTATACTAACTAAAAAATAGTAAGTCTCTTTGAGTGAATACACGAAAACAAGTTTCAATTTAATATAAAAATTAAATTTAGAATTACAATTTATAATCATATTAATATTTTACCTTACAATTAAAAAACATTCCCTTGTTATTTGTACCAGAAATAAACCAAAAAGAATAAAATTTATAAAAAGTATAGTATTATGTGTGGAATTGTATGTGCGTTTGATTTAAAACAACCTTCAGATAAACTGAGACCTCAAATCTTAGAAATGGCTAAAAAAATTCGCCATAGAGGTCCGGATTGGAGTGGCATTTATAGTGATGATAAAGCAATTATGGCGCATGAGCGATTAGCAATTGTTGACCCTGCTTCAGGACAACAACCTTTGTTTAGCCATGACCGTAGATTTGTGCTTGCTGCCAATGGTGAGATATACAACCACAATGAAATTCGAAAACAACTCAAAGAACAACACACGTTCTTAACCAAATCTGATTGTGAAGTTATTTTAGCTTTGTATAAAGAAAAAGGGGTGGACTTTTTAGATGATTTAAACGGAATATTTGGTTTTGCTGTATACGACTCTCTTACTGATGAGTATTTGGTGGCTCGTGACCACATGGGAATTATTCCATTGTATATGGGATGGGACAAACACGGCACTTTCTATGTAGCTTCTGAATTAAAAGCTCTTGAAGGTTTTTGTAACAAAATTGAAATTTTTCCTCCAGGCCATTACTACACTCGTGAAAATGGTTTGCAAAAATGGTATGCTCGCGACTGGATGGAGTATGAAGCTGTAAAAGACAACCAAACTTCTATAGATGAAATTCGTGATGCTTTAGAGGCTGCTGTGCATCGTCAATTAATGAGTGATGTGCCTTATGGCGTGTTGTTATCTGGCGGACTAGATTCGTCTATTACCTCTGCTATTGCCAAAAAATATGCTGCGAAACGTATAGAATCTGATGATAAAGATGCTGCTTGGTATCCGCAATTGCATTCGTTCTCCATAGGTTTAGAAGGCTCTCCTGATTTAATCGCTGCTAAAAAAGTTTCTGAATATATTGATACGATACATCATGAGATTACCTTTACTATTCAAGAAGGTTTGGATGCCATAAAAGATGTAATTTACAACCTTGAAACCTATGATATTACCACGGTTCGTGCCTCTACACCTATGTATTTAATGGCGCGCGTAATTAAATCGATGGGAATAAAAATGGTGCTATCGGGTGAAGGGGCTGATGAAATTTTTGGCGGATATTTGTACTTCCACAAAGCCCCGAATGCAGAGGAATTTCACAAAGAAACTGTTAGAAAATTAGATAAGCTATATCAATACGATTGCTTGCGCGCTAATAAAAGTTTAATGGCTTGGGGAATTGAAGGTCGCGTTCCTTTCTTAGATAAAGAATTTATGGATGTTGCCATGCGCATTAACCCTAAAGATAAAATGATTAACGGAGAGCGTATGGAAAAATGGGTACTGCGAAAAGCTTTTGAAAGTTATTTGCCTAAAGAAGTGGCTTGGAGACAAAAAGAACAGTTTTCGGATGGTGTTGGTTACAACTGGATTGACACCTTGAAAGAAGTTGTAGAAGCTGCGGTTACTGATGAAATGATGGAAAATGCTTCGCACCGTTTCCCAGTACAAACACCGAGAGCCAAAGAAGAATATTATTATCGCTCAATATTTGAAGAACATTTTCCGAGTGAAACGGCTGCTTTAACAGTTCCGTCGGTGCCTTCAATTGCGTGTAGCACTCCTACAGCATTGGCATGGGACGAAAGTTTTCAAAACCAAAACGAACCATCGGGTAGAGCTATTAAAGCTGTACACGAAGATGCTTACTAGAAAAGTTATATTCCATTTTAGTTTTAGTTGTAAAAAAACCGTCTAAATTTAATTTTAGACGGTTTTTATTTGTTATGAAAACTTCTTTATTTTTTCCAGCTATACAATACCTGCGGAATTGCTGGTAATCCGTTTTTTTCAGCATCTGGCGTAGCCAATAATTCTATTGAAGTTACTTCCCCATCTGCTGCTTTTAAATTTACAGCTCCCGATTTAAAACTATTTGAATCGCTAGCTGCCAAGGCTTCGTCTAATGCTGTAGGAAGCATGTATATTTTTGTCACTCCTCCCTGTACAACTTTAACACTCGTATCACAGCCTCCTTCAGGACAATAAATAGCATCTGCTTTAAGTCTGTCAGCCTCTACCGTCGGATCAAATAATTCTATCATATCACTTGTGTATGGGCCAATAGGCGGATAAACAATGGTTGCTTGTGGTGTGGTTGCACTAACTCCTACCATAACACTAATTACATTTACCTCTCGCTCTATCGGATACTTTACACCATCATTCGCTACCACCTTGGTATAATCTCCTGTAGCATCATCCCAGCTAGCATAGCTACCCAAAGCATCGTTCCAGATTACAATGTGATTTTCAAGATAGTTACGCATTTTATTGACAGAAAAGTCTGAAAAATGACGTAATAGAAACTGTGGTTCCTGATCTCCAGAACCTCCTCCCTGCATTGGGTCGGCTTTATAGGTTCCAGGAGTACCACCCACCGCATTTTCTTGTACTGTAGGAGGAATAAATGTCATTGAAGGCATATCAAAAGCCCAGGTAGGTCCTGCATGAGTTGATTTGTAAATGTTTGGTGCAGGAATACCGTGCATATCTCCTTT
It includes:
- the trpA gene encoding tryptophan synthase subunit alpha, with protein sequence MNSIQQIFNQKENDLLSIFFTAGFPKLNDTTKVIAELSNSGVDFIEVGLPYSDPLADGPTIQHSSDVALKNGMNLDVVFQQLAAIKDSNSTPLVLMGYLNQMIKYGEDTFCQKVKDCGIDTVIIPDLPMVEYESHYQQLFDTYGISNVFLITPHTSEERIRKIDNLTNAFIYVVASASITGAKGEVSEEQINYFKRIQAMNLKSKLIVGFGISDNQTFTTACEYANGAIIGSAFIKQLDRNGIKGIDRFVNSIKRV
- the trpB gene encoding tryptophan synthase subunit beta, with translation MKLKFQPDNNGYYGQFGGAFIPELLYPNVKELEDNYIQIIASDSFQKEYKDLLKHYVGRPSPLYLAKRLSEKYGATIYLKREDLNHTGAHKVNNTIGQILIAKHLGKTKILAETGAGQHGVATATVCALMGLECIVFMGATDIKRQAPNVARMKMLGAKVVPATSGSKTLKDATNEAIRYWIQHPDTYYLIGSVVGPHPYPDMVARLQAVISEEMKVQLKEQTGNENPDTIIACVGGGSNAAGAFYHYLDDEEVELIAVEAAGLGVNSGESAATSQLGEVGVIHGSKTILMQDEYGQIVEPYSISAGLDYPGVGPLHAYLHETKRATFMNATDKEALDAAYELTKIEGIIPALETAHALAVLSKMDLQKNQVVVINLSGRGDKDLETYIKHLE
- a CDS encoding phosphoribosylanthranilate isomerase, with amino-acid sequence MKLKVCGMKFIENIQQVAEVKPDYLGFIFYEKSPRNFEGIIPKLPNGVKKVGVFVNEYLEIVVSLVEEYQLEAVQLHGDESVDYIQKLKAHLPKVEIIKVFGIKDEFNFEVLAPYEEVVNYFLFDTKGKERGGNGITFNWEVLQNYNSTKPFFLSGGMGLEEIDELQLFFTGTASECCYAIDINSKFEIKPGVKSVEKIRKFKKAVITNEVT
- the trpC gene encoding indole-3-glycerol phosphate synthase TrpC is translated as MTILDKIIAFKKQEVAKIKAEVPVKKLVESPNFKREIFSLKKSLLEPYSTGIIAEFKRQSPSKGIINDKATVTEVTNGYLDANVAAQSILTDTSFFGGTMADLMEARAINEQKPILRKDFIVDGFQIVEAKAIGADVVLLIATCLTAEQLKNYGQLATDLGLEVLYEIHTQEDLDKIGDVDNKIIGINNRNLKTFEVDLEHSINLANQIPDTVVKVSESGISDPRIITGLKEHGFHGFLIGENFMKTENPGQACQEFIDQIR
- the trpD gene encoding anthranilate phosphoribosyltransferase: MKKILNTLFEQKRLTKEQSKEVLINIAQEKYNTSQIAAFITVFLMRPVSVDELSGFREALLELAIKVDLSDFNTIDLCGTGGDGKNTFNISTLTSFIVAGTGHKVAKHGNYGVSSASGSSNMLEFLGYKFTNNESTLKHQLEEANICFLHAPLFHPAMKVVAPIRKELGVKTFFNMLGPLVNPSQPQNQLVGVFNLEVARVYNYMLQQSNVNYGVVHALDGYDEISLTGDFKLFTQQAEQQISPADLGQQQISPSAIFGGNNVEEAADIFVNIINGKGTAAQNNVVLTNAAFALKTFDKNKSFEIAFEEAKDSLLGLKAKTSLEKLVY
- a CDS encoding anthranilate synthase component II; the encoded protein is MNILVLDNYDSFTYNLVHYVEDITGKLPDVYRNDEIAVEEIKNYDAIILSPGPGIPEEAGILKETIKNYAGKIPIFGVCLGLQAITEVFGGELENLNDVFHGVATEMTVTKNDTVTFKGIPETFEAARYHSWIASHNNFPEELEVTAIDEDGSIMALRHKEFAIEAVQFHPESILTPEGKKMIQNFIESVNN
- a CDS encoding anthranilate synthase component I family protein — encoded protein: MKKITFKTIAKKQLADTITPVSLYLRTRDTYANSLLLESSDYHSKENSYSFLCIEPLMTIKAEDDELFVSYQKKELMRTPIQRNFYEKFDAYSDLISVDCSAEIKSFNGLYGYTTFDAVQYFETIQLQSDIAPSAIPLLQYSFYRFIVAINHFKNEMILIENIPEGEASRLSEIENLVNSQSFAKYDFTFQGEETSNITDEEFKKNVTKAKEHCKRGDVFQLVLSRQFQQQFKGDEFNVYRALRSINPSPYLFYFDYGSFKLMGSSPEAQIKIEEGQAIINPIAGTFRRTGDDEKDRALAKELANDPKENAEHVMLVDLARNDLSKHATNVTVETYKEVQYFSHVIHLVSTVTGKITGNPIEIVGDTFPAGTLSGAPKYKAMELIDRYENQTRGFYGGCVGFIGLNGNVNQAIAIRSFVSKNNTLFYQAGAGIVINSKEENELQEVNNKLAALKKALVLAEEI
- the asnB gene encoding asparagine synthase B translates to MCGIVCAFDLKQPSDKLRPQILEMAKKIRHRGPDWSGIYSDDKAIMAHERLAIVDPASGQQPLFSHDRRFVLAANGEIYNHNEIRKQLKEQHTFLTKSDCEVILALYKEKGVDFLDDLNGIFGFAVYDSLTDEYLVARDHMGIIPLYMGWDKHGTFYVASELKALEGFCNKIEIFPPGHYYTRENGLQKWYARDWMEYEAVKDNQTSIDEIRDALEAAVHRQLMSDVPYGVLLSGGLDSSITSAIAKKYAAKRIESDDKDAAWYPQLHSFSIGLEGSPDLIAAKKVSEYIDTIHHEITFTIQEGLDAIKDVIYNLETYDITTVRASTPMYLMARVIKSMGIKMVLSGEGADEIFGGYLYFHKAPNAEEFHKETVRKLDKLYQYDCLRANKSLMAWGIEGRVPFLDKEFMDVAMRINPKDKMINGERMEKWVLRKAFESYLPKEVAWRQKEQFSDGVGYNWIDTLKEVVEAAVTDEMMENASHRFPVQTPRAKEEYYYRSIFEEHFPSETAALTVPSVPSIACSTPTALAWDESFQNQNEPSGRAIKAVHEDAY